The window ATGGCACGCGATATTGTCCGTTTCAGCCCCGATGACGATGCCGAAGAAGCCGCCGCCGCTTTTGAACGTTACGACTTGGTAACCGCGCCCGTTACCGATGCCGCTAACAAGCTTATCGGACGCTTAACCGTTGATGAAATGGTAGACGTGATTCGTGAAGAAGGCGAAGCCGATATGTTAAACATGGCGGGTTTGCAGGAAGAAGAAGACCTGTTTGCCCCCGTGTTAAAATCGGTGCGTAACCGCTGGTTTTGGCTGGCGGTCAATTTGGGAACGGCATTTGTTGCCAGCCGCGTTATCAGCCATTTTGAACACACCATCGCCCAAATTGTCGCCTTGGCAGCACTGATGCCGATTGTGGCGGGCATCGGTGGCAATTCAGGCAACCAAACCATCACCATGATTGTCCGTGCCATGGCAATGGGGCAACTTTCAGGCATTCAGGCGCTGCATTTGCTGAAAAAAGAAATCGGCGTGGCACTGGTAAACGGAATGGTGTGGGGCAGCGTGATGGGCGTGATTTCCTACCTGCTCTACCACAATACGGGCATTGCGCTGGTGATGGTCGCCGCCATGACGCTCAACCTGCTGCTCGCGGCACTGCTGGGCGTGCTGATTCCCGTTACCATGGAAAAACTCGGCAAAGACCCTGCCCTAGGCAGTTCGGTATTGATTACCGCCGTAACCGATTCGGGCGGATTTTTGATTTTCTTGGGTTTAGCAAGTTTATTCTTGATTTAACCATAGTTGATTAAAATCGCAACAATACCGCGTTGCTCTCGTTTTTATTTTCATCAACTATAAACAACACGCGCCAAATGTATACATTGGCGCGTGTTTTTACCATGATTTATTTGGGTTTATTGCCCAAAATATTGATTACCTTGCGCGGTGGCGCATCGGCTGCGCCGCTGCCGTGAAACGCAGCAGGCACAGTTTCGCGGTCAAACGCCGTATCGCCGCCGTGCCGCAACGCCTGTCCGCGCTGCAATCCCGAAAAATCAAACAGTTCCGTATCCGCCAAATGCGAAGGCACCACATTTTGCAGCGCCGAAAACATACTCTCAATCCGCCCTGGAAAACGCCTGTCCCAATCGTTCAGCATTTCCTTAATCACCTGCCTTTGCAAATTGGGCTGCGAACCGCACAAATTACACGGAATAATCGGAAACTGCTTCACTTGGGCATAACGCGCCAAATCCTTTTCTTTACAATAGGCTAAGGGACGGATAACAATGTGTTCGCCGTTGTCCGACACCAGCTTGGGCGGCATCGCCTTCAGCTTGCCCCCGTAAAACATATTTAAAAACAAGGTTTCCAAAATATCATCACGGTGATGTCCCAGCGCGATTTTGCTGCAACCGTGTTCTTTTGCCACGCGATACAGCACGCCGCGCCGCAAACGGCTACACAGCGAACATGTGGTTTTGCCTTCAGCAATTACCCGTTTCACCACCGAATAAGTGTCTTCTTCCACAATATGATACGGCACGCCGATGCTGTCCAGATAATCGGGCAAAACGTGTGCGGGAAATCCGGGCTGTTTTTGGTCCAAATTGACTGCCAACAGCTCAAAATCCACGGGCGCAGACGCTTGCAGATGGCGCAAAATATCCAATAGCGCGTAACTGTCTTTCCCACCCGACAGGCACACCATGATTTTGTCGCCGTTTTCAATCATATTGAAATCATTAATCGCATCGCCCACGGCGTGGCGCAGGCGTTTGTGCAATTTATTGTTTTCCAGTTCGGTTTTGCTTTTTTCAGACATGGTATTAACCGCTTAAAACGCAGCCAAAAACAGAGCAATAATGCTCAACAAGCCCACAGCAAAGCTCACACTACGCAGCAGGGCTTGGTCTTTAATATAAAAATAAATAAAGGCAACACGGCTGCACACAAAGACGAATGCCCAAAAATTCATCACGCCCTGCGCGGCTTCGCCCGTGGCGTGGGCAATAATTACTGCTGCGGCAAAGGCGGGGAAAATTTCATAGCTGTTTTGTTGGGCGGCGTTGGCACGGGCAGCCGCGCCTTCGGCTTTGGCAAGGAATTCACGCGGATTGCGATTGTCTGCCACGGTAAAACCCGAAGCTTTTTTGGCGTAAACCGCGCAAAACAAGGGCAAAAAAATGGCGAAAAATACACAAAAATAGGCAAAAGTCATGATTTAGCTTCCTGAAAATAAAAAAGTTCCAACACTGCGACAACAGTCGGAAAGGCGATTATAGCGGATATTGGCGCAATATTCGCCGATAAATCCGATACACGGCAAAAGATTTGGTATAATTTGGACGATGTGCGTTTTCGGTACGTCCGAAAACAAAAGAGGTTTGTTATGGAAAAAATCCGAAATTTATTATTTTGCGGCGGTTTGTCGCTGTTGCTGGCAGCGTGCGGCGGTCAGCCTGTGGAAGACCGTCTTGACCACACTGCACTGCCCGCCGCCGCCAGCGACCCCAATGAATACAACTACCTGACTTCGGCAACTTTTCCGTTTGACGGGCAGCAGCAGCTGAATGCGTCTGATGCAAGCATCCCGCATGTTCCCATGCAGGACAAAATCACCAAAGCCGATTTAACGTTTGAAACAGAAGATGTACGTACCGTTGCAGTAGAAATCGCCAAGCTGACCTACCAATACCGCGGTATTGTGGCGGACAACCGCATTTTTTACCTCAACGACCCCGCCCAACACTACAAACACAGCGAAGGCAAAACGCTGGAACTGACCCGTTACAGCTACAAAGCCGATATGGTGGTGCAGATTCCGCGTGAACAAACCCAAAACTTTTTGATTGCCATTCAAAAATACATGACGGTTTTGAAAAGCGAAGTCAAAACCACTCAAGATTTGCTGACCGATATGCGCCTCAAAGCCCTGTTTAATGCCTATCAAAAACAGCAGGCAGACGCCACGGCACAGCACGAACCGCTGGTAGAGGAAGCCTCACTGCCCCAGCTGCCGTCCCCACAAAACGGCTTGGCAATACAACAGCAGATTTCATTGGCAGAAGCCGCGTCTGCAGTTGCCGCTTCGCTGCCTGCCGCCGTTACCGAAAACACCGTGCTGACGGCTCAAGCCGCCGCACCTGCCCCGTCCAAATGGAAATACCAAAACGAATTTGACACCCTGCAACGCCGTTATTGGCAAGACAAAATCCGCTTTGCCACCATTTACCTGCACTTTTCCCAGCCCATTAGGGTAGACAGCAGGGTATTGCCCAACACCAATCTTGACACGCTGGTTGGGCAGTACCGCCCTGGTTTCGGACATCAGCTTGCGCCCATGTTTCGTGAAGGCTGGAGCGGCTTTTTAAGCGTGGTTTTATTTTTTATCGGCGTGTGGCCCTTGGCATTGGGTCTGCCTTTGGTGTGGCTGGGCTGGAAACGCTGGCGACAATCGGCAGGTGCTGCCGCAGCCGAAGAAGAAGCCATGTTGGACGAACCCTTCCGCCTGCCCGATACCCACCGCGAACCCGATGAAACACACCCACACCGCGAAGCCCACCACCGCAGACCGCGGCGGCGTTCGTATTTTGATGACGATGACGACGATTTTTAAGAAAGCCCGCCATGACCGAAACCGAATTTTTACAACATTCCGATGCCCTGTTTGCCCATATTGAAGATGCCATTGACGAAGGCGGCTGGGATTTGGATTGCCAACACAGCGGCAATGTACTGACCATTGAAGCCGATGATGGCACACAAATTATTGTTAACCGCCACACCCCCAATCAAGAATTATGGATTGCCGCCAAAAGCGGCGGTTATCATTTTTCCCGCCAAAATAATAGCTGGTTGGCAACACGCGACGGCAGCGAATTTTTCGCCGTACTCAGCCGCGTATTGGGCGAAGCCTGCGGCGAAACGGTTCGCATTACTGCCCCGTAATGCCGATATTTTGATTATTCAGGCATATCTGACAAGATGTGCCTGATTTTTTATTGAACTATTATGAACACACAGCCATCAGCGCCAATATCGGTTAAAGATGCCATCAAACAAGCACGGGTCTTGCTTGCCCCCATGGCAGGAATCACAGATAAACCAATGAGAATATTGGCAAAAAAATTCGGTGCAGATTGGGCAGCAAGCGAAATGATTACCGACAATCCCAGCCTGCGCCACACCCGCAAAACCCTCAGCCGCAGCGACCACACAGGAGAAAGCGGCGTCATTGCCGTACAAATTGCGGGCAGCGACCCACAACAAATGGCGCAAGCCGCTCAATACAATGTCGCCAACGGCGCACAAGTCATTGACATCAACATGGGTTGTCCCGCCAAAAAAGTGTGTAATGTATTGGCAGGCAGTGCCTTGTTGCAAAATGAAAAATTGGTAGAACAGATTTTAACCGCCGTAGTGGGCGCGGTAAACGTTCCTGTAACCCTGAAAACCCGTTTGGGCTGGGACGACCAACATCAAAACCTACCCACCATTGCCCGCATCGCCGAACAAGCAGGCATTGCCGCGCTGGCGGTACACGGGCGCACGCGCACGCAAATGTATCTCGGCGAAGCATCATACGATTTAATTGCAAAAGTAAAACAACAGATTGACCTACCCGTTTGGGTAAACGGCGATATTGATTCCCCGCAAAAAGCAGCGGCGGTGTTGGCACAAACGGGCGCAGACGGAGTGATGATAGGACGGGCAGCACAGGGCAATCCGTGGTTGTTCGCACAAATCAAATATTTTTTTGCCAACAAGCAATTACCCCCGCCGCTGCCCTTCCAGCAAGCCTGCGAAACCGTGTTGGCACATTTACGCGCCATCCACGATTTTTACGGCGAAACGGCAGGGGTACGCATTGCCCGTAAACACATAGGCTGGTATGTGGCGCGACTGCCCGATGGCGAAATTTTCCGCAAAGCATTCAATCAATTGGATTCAGCAGCAGCACAACAGGACGCATTGGCAGCATTTTTGGCGCAACAGGCAACACACCATGAATTTTGGCATTGAATCAGGCGGTTTTGCGTTCAAACACAGCGGCAAAAAAACCGTCTGTGCCGTGTTGTTCGGTATTTAATTTCAAATACATACCCGTATCCAAATCAATTTTTTGCGCTTTTAACAGGGCAGCGCAGTCCACCGCAACAAAATCAGGGTGTTCCGCCAAAAAGCGTTCTGCCTGCGCTTCGTTTTCTTCGGGCAACACGCTGCAAGTGGCATACACCAAACGCCCGCCCACACGCACCAGCTCGGCAGCAGCATTTAGGATACTGTGTTGTTCTAAAATCAAATTATTTACCGTAGCAGCAGATTGACGGTATTTTAAATCGGGATTGCGCCGCAGCGTTCCCAAGCCCGAACAGGGCGCGTCCACCAACACGCGGTCGGCTTTGCCGCGTAAACGGGCAATGCGCGGGTCGCGCTCGGAACTGATGCGTTCGGGGCTGATATTGGTCAAACCTGCGCGGGTCATGCGCGGTTTCAGTTTTGCCAATCTTTTTTCTGATACATCAAAAGCATAAATTCGCCCTGTATTGGCGGTTTGTGCACCGATGGCAAGGGTTTTTCCGCCGGCGCCTGCGCAAAAATCCACCAGAATTTCGCCACGTTTTGCACCCACCAAACACGCCAACAGCTGACTGCCTTCGTCCTGCACTTCCAACGTGCCGTCTAAAAACAGCGGATGGCGGTTGAGTGCGGGTTTGTCGTGCAAACGGATACCGTGCGGCGCATAAGGCGCAGCTTGGGCATCGGCAAACTCGTTTTGCAATTGCACCAATATCTTATCGCGCTTACCTTTTAAAGTATTCACGCGCAAATCCAAAGGCGCACCACGGCACACGCTGCGCCCGAATGCCAAAATTTCTGCTTCAGAAAGATGGGCTTGCAATTGCAAAATCAACCATTCGGGCAATTCGGCAGCGGTGTTTAACTGTGCGGCAAATTCGCTTTTGCGGGCTTTCAAACGGCTTAAAAATTCGCGCTCGCCTTCGTCTAACACGCTGTCTAATTGGCTGATATTGCAAGCGCGTCCCAATATCAAAGCAGCCAGCGCGGCACGGCGTGAATCTTCCGCAGGCTTGGGCAACACGGCGTTGATTTTTTGATAATGGCGCAAAGCAGCAAACGCAGTTTCGGCGATTTCGCGGCGGTCGTTGCGCCCCAATTTAGGATGACGGCGCAAATACGCCGATAAAACGGCATCGGCAGGCTGGGAAAAGGTCAGCATCTGCGCCAATACAGCGGCGCAATGGTTTAATTGAACAGGGCTTAACATGGCAAAAACAGGCACAAAAGCGCGGATTGTAACGGCAATCGCCGTCAAAACCAAGAACGGCAGCCGTTTGCCGCCGTACGGAAATTGAATTTTTCCGCACCCACGCTTATACTTGCCTATTTTGTCTGCGCCCTGTGGCGCGAATCGGAATGCACCCCTTATGTTGAAAAAAACCCGTTATTGCTCGTTTTGCGGTCAGGCAGAACACGAAATCAAACATTTGGTTGAAGGTAATGAAGACCATATTTTAATTTGTGACGAATGTATTTTAGACAGCGCGGAAATAATGGGTCTCAAACCCGCTGCGCCAGCCGCCGCCGAAGACACAGTTACCGAAGTACCCGACAACAGCCACCTGCCCACCCCGTCTGAAATCGTTGCCCAGCTCAACGACCACGTTATCGGTCAGGAAACCGCCAAAAAAGCCCTTGCCGTAGCCGTGTACAACCACTATAAACGTCTGCGCCATCCGCAAGAAGACGGCAAAGTGGAATTGTCCAAATCCAATATTCTGCTGATTGGTCCGACAGGTTCGGGCAAAACCCTGTTGGCGCAATCGCTGGCGCGTAAATTAAACGTCCCCTTTGCCATGGCAGACGCCACCACGCTGACCGAAGCAGGCTATGTGGGCGAAGATGTGGAAAGCATTGTCACCAAATTGCTGGTGAATTGCGACGGCGATGTCGATAAAGCCCAACGCGGCATTATTTATATTGACGAAATTGACAAAATCTCACGCCGCAGCGACAGCCCGTCCATTACCCGCGACGTGTCGGGCGAAGGCGTACAACAAGCCTTGCTGAAACTGATTGAAGGCACAGTGGCAAACGTTGCACCGCATGGCGGACGGCGCAGCCCCGACCAAAAATTGGTTGCCGTGGATACCAGCAATATTTTGTTTGTGTGCGGCGGCGCATTTGCGGGATTGGAAAAAGTGATTCGCCAACGCACCGAACAAGGCGGCATCGGCTTTGGCGCACAGGTTCACAGCAAAGACGACAATGCTGACATTACTGAATTATTCCAACAGGTTGAACCCGAAGATTTGATTAAATTCGGTTTGATTCCCGAGCTTATCGGACGTTTGCCCGTTATCGCCACCTTGGAAGAACTGGACGAAGAAACGCTGGTGCATATCTTAACCGAGCCGAAAAATGCCCTCGTCAAACAATATCAAGCCCTGTTTGGCATGGAAGGCGCGGAATTGGAAATCACCCCCGCCGCCCTAAAAAGCATCGCCAAACTGGCAATGAAGCGCAAAACAGGCGCGCGCGGTTTGCGTTCGCTGGTAGAAAAAGCCCTGCTAGAAACCATGTACGCCCTGCCCGATAACAAAAACGTGGCAAAAGTGGTGGTAGATGCCGATGTGGTCGAACAAGGCGTTCAACCCAAATTATTGGATAAAAACTGCAATACCGTTTAATATGGCAATACGCTTTGAAACGGCGGAAGATAACGGCATTGTTTACCATTTTGCCGACTTCCGCGTTGCTAATATTGATTATATGGCTGTTTTTTCTGACGATGCCGCTACCCTGCTGTATTTTCAAGAAGAGGAAACTTTAGCCCATTTGATGCGCGGCAAACGGGTTTATTCCATAAAATTTGCAGTAAAATCCTATTTGGAACAAGGCAATGAGGACTTATACGCCCCACCGCCCGCACACGGCTTCGGCAAAACGGAAATCATTGCCTTAAAAAAGCAACTGGAACAATTGGTTTGGGCGCATTATCAACAGTTTCAGCCCGATGCTTATTTATTTGTGGCAGAACGCCCATCGCTCAAGCGCATGTATCAAAAAATGTGTACCCATTTAAATAATGATATGTTAGACTTTGTTCCGATTATGAATTTGGGCGAGTATCAAGATTGCTTTTTTATTCAAACCCCTCATTATCAGGAGGCATCATGACTGATACGGAAAACCGCAAACTGTCTGCCGCCGAATGGAAACGCCGCCAATTGCAGGCTTTTCGTGCGGCTTATCAGAAAAAGCAGGCGGCAGCCAAATGGTCCGATTCTTCTCTTTCAACTACGCAAAAGGAAATAAAATAATGAAACGCTTGGGTTTATTGGTATTTTGCTGCGCCATTTTGGGCGCGTGTGCGGCAAACGGCGGTCAAGGCAATACGCAAATGTACGGCGAAATCAGCGGCGGTGTAGAAAGCAGCAAATCTTTTTAAATTGACGGCTAACATACCATAACAAAACAGTCTTTCCGAATTAGGGAAAGACTGTTTTTGCTTTTAGATATCTGCTTCAGTAAGCGGCGGTTCGGACGGTGCATCGTCCTTGCAGCAGGCATTTGACGGCTGGGGCTGCGGCAGATTTTGCAGCAGGCACAGCAGTTGCGCCAAACGGTTTTTTAACTCGCGGCGGTCGACAATTTGGTCAATCGCGCCTTTTTTCAGCAGAAATTCGGCACGTTGAAAGCCCTCTGGCAAGGTTTCGCGCACGGTTTGTTCAATCACACGCGGACCCGCAAAACCAATCAACGCATTGGGCTCAGCCAGCACCGCATCGCCCAAAAAGGCAAAACTGGCAGACACCCCACCCATGGTCGGGTCGGTCAGCACCGAAACAAACGGCAGCTTGCGTTCCGACAACAAATGCAGCGCAGCAGAGGTTTTTGCCATTTGCATCAATGAGTTTAAGCCTTCCTGCATCCGTGCCCCGCCCGAAGCCGCCACGCAGATAAAAGCACAATTTTTTTCTACCGCACGGCGCACGCCCTGCACAAAACGCTCGCCCACCACCGAACCCATAGAACCACCGATAAAGCGGAATTCAAACACCGCCACCACCGCAGGCACGCCGCAGATTTTGCCTTCCGCCACCACCAGCGCATCTTCTTCGCCCGTGCTTTTGCGGGCAGCACTCAAACGGTCGGGATATTTTTTGCTGTCTTTAAACTTCAAAATATCAATGGGTTTGATATGAGCAGCAATTTCTTCACTGTCGTTTTCGTCAAACAGCATCGCCAAACGCTCACGGGCATTGATGGCGTGATGATGGTTGCATTTGGGGCAAACGTGATGATTGTTTGCCAGCTCGGTGGTGTACAGCGTGGTACCGCAAGCGGCACATTTGCTCCACAAGCCTTCGGGAATGGCGGATCTGCCGTTGTCTTCGCGTTTGATTTTTGGGGGCAGGATTTTGTCCAACCAGCTCATAGCACGCTCCTTCTGGGAAATTGGCTGCGATTATACCCTGAAAGTTTCATTTTAGAACTTATATTCTTATAACTGTTTCCCCCTGCGCCCAACACAGGGGGAAAACCTTGCCTTTACACCACCACTTCTTCTTTTTCCTGCTGCTGCTTCACAATATTGCTGCGGTTTAATCCAAACATCAGCAATAAAGGACTGGCCACCAGCACCGAAGAATAAATACCGAACACAATCCCGATGGTCAATGCCAGCGCAAAGCCTTCCAACGCCGCGCCGCCAAACACCAGCATGGAAATCACCATTGCTTCGGTAGAGCCGTGGGTAATCACTGTGCGCCCCATGGTGGCGGTAATCGCATTATTGATGATGTCTGGCACTGAACGGTTACGCATGGAACCTTTGCGGAAGTTTTCACGGATACGGTCAAACACCACCACCGATTCGTTTACCGAATAGCCCAGCACCGCCAACACACCCGCCAATACCGTCAGCGAAAATTCCCATTGGAAAAAGGCAAAACAGCCCAAAATAATAATCACGTCGTGCATATTGGCAATAATCGCCGATACCGCAAAACGCCATTCAAAGCGCATCGCCAAATACACAATAATGCCAATAATCACCATGCCCAATGCCAGCAAACCATTGCTGACCAGCTCTTCACCCACAGACGGACCAATAAATTCCACCTGCCGCAACGACACATCCGAGCTGTCTTTTTTCAGCACATCCATTACGCGGTTGGACAACTGCGCGGACGACACATCGGTTTTATTGGGCAGACGAATCATAATGTGTTTGTTCGTACCCAAAGCCTGTACCTGAATTTCGCCCAAACCGAGGCTTTCCAAGCTGTGGCGCACGTCGTCCAGCTTCGCACCCTGCTGGTATTCCACTTCCATCAGCGTACCGCCAGTAAACTCAACCGAATAGTTCAGCCCACGTGTTACCAGAAAAAACACCGATAAAATAAAGGTGACCAAGGAAATAAACGTGGTGAGTTTGCCATAACTCATAAACGGGATGTCCCGTTTGAATTGAAACAGTTCCATTATGATTCCTTTTCTGCGGTGTCAAAGTCGCGGTCCAGCACAGGCGGATAAGACACGCCGATAGACAGTTTTTTCAGTTTGCGGCGGCGACCGTACCACAGATTCACCAAGGCACGCGATACCACAACCGAAGAATAAATGGACGTGATAATACCCAAGCAATGCACAATGGCAAAACCGCGCACAGGTCCTGAACCGAAAATCAGCAGGGCAATACCCGCAATCAGCGAAGTCAGGTTAGAGTCCAAAATGGTGTCCCAAGCGTGGTCGTAACCTTCTTTAATCGCCACTTGCGGTTTTTGACCGTTACGCAGTTCTTCGCGGATACGCTCGTTAATCAATACGTTCGAGTCAATCGCCATACCCAAAGTCAATGCCATCGCGGCAATACCCGGCAGGGTAAGCGTGGCTTGCAATGCTGACAAAATAGCAAATAAGAACAGCAGGTTGGCGCTTAATGCCACAGTGGAAAACACACCGAACAAGCGGTAGTAAATCACCATAAACACCGCTACGGCAACAAAACCCCACACGGTGGAATCAATACCTTTTTTGATGTTTTCCGCGCCCAAAGACGGACCGATGGTGCGCTCTTCCACAATTTCCATCGGCGCAGCCAGCGAACCAGCACGCAGCAGCAGGGAAACGTCGTGGGTTTCGGCGGGGGTAAAGCGTCCGGTAATCTGTACACGCCCGCCGGTAATGGGCTCGTTGATTTGCGGGGCGGTAACGATTTCGGATTTGCCTTGGTCAATCAATACCATCGCCATGATTTTGCCTTTATTGGCGGTGGTCAGGTCGGCAAAAATCGCTGAACCTGTGCTGTCCAAATTGATATTGACGGCGGGGCTTTCGTGTTGGTCAAAACCCGCTTGGGCGGAATTGATGTTGTCGCCCGTCAGTTCTACTTGTTTGCTGACCAACATGGGGTATTTTTCGCTGCCCCCGCTGTACAGCAGTTCGTAACCGTCAGGCACATTGCCTGCCAGTGCCTGCTGCAACTGCACGGGGTCGTCCAATACCAAACGCACTTCCAAAGTGGCGGTACGCCCGATAATGTCTTTGGCTTTGGCGGTATCGGTCATGCCCGGAAGCTGCACGACAATGCGGTCTGCGCCTGCCTGCTGAATCACAGGCTCGGACGTACCCAATTCGTTTACGCGGTTGTGCAGGGTGTTGATGTTTTGCTTGACGGCATCTTTACGCATTTGTGCCAGCAACTCTTCGGGCAACACCAGCTTTAAGTTGCGCCCTTCTGCCGACAATTGCACGCCTTCCAGCAGACGGGTCAGCTCGGGCAGGGCTTTGTTCAGGTCGCTTTCGTCTTGAAAGGGAATGGTGAGGCTGTTGCTTTGTTTTTGAATCGTGCCGCTGCGGATTTTGAGTTTGCGTAATTCGCGGCGCACGTCGCCTGCATAGCGGTCAAGCGTTTTTTCCAAGGCGGCTTTCATGTCCACCTGCATGGTAAAATGCACACCACCGCGCAAATCCAAGCCTAAAAACATGGGGTTGGCATTGATTTTGCTCAACCACTCGGGGCTGTTGGAAATTTGGTTCTGCGCCACGATGTAGCCTTCGCCTAAAGCAGCATCAATGGCATCACGGGCGCTGATTTTGTCGGCATCAGACACGCGCACTTTCAGGCTGCCGCCAGCAATAAACATGCCGCCGTGCGGAATTTTGGCTTTTTCCAGTGCCTGTGTAACTTGGTTTTGGGTCTGCTCGTTGATTTGAAGGGACTGGCGGTTGGTGGAAATCTGAATGGCGGGGGTAACACCGTAAAAATTGGGCAAGGTATAAACCAAAGCCAATGCCACGGTAAACGCAATCAGCAGGTATTTCCAAAGCGGATAACGGTTCATAAGGCAAGCCTTTAATGGCAAACGGAAAATAAATAAAGCGGTACGCGCTTTCAGGCGTGCTGAAAACGCATACCGTTCCAACGGGGCTTATTCG is drawn from Conchiformibius steedae and contains these coding sequences:
- the mgtE gene encoding magnesium transporter, with the protein product MSHISSRINETERLAADIERIHELAETLLPHIGDAPEIPPASSEAAERLSALTAILHELHPADVATALEHLPQKERALVWALVKPEEDGDVLLEVSEAVRESLIEDMDEAELVAAVEDMEADELAELADSLPDKVVAEVLKDWDDEERAQVRAAMSYRDDQVGAIMDFETVSVRADVSCEVVLRYLRRFDSLPDHTDKIFVVDDHDILQGVLPIRKLLVSDPDDLVENVMARDIVRFSPDDDAEEAAAAFERYDLVTAPVTDAANKLIGRLTVDEMVDVIREEGEADMLNMAGLQEEEDLFAPVLKSVRNRWFWLAVNLGTAFVASRVISHFEHTIAQIVALAALMPIVAGIGGNSGNQTITMIVRAMAMGQLSGIQALHLLKKEIGVALVNGMVWGSVMGVISYLLYHNTGIALVMVAAMTLNLLLAALLGVLIPVTMEKLGKDPALGSSVLITAVTDSGGFLIFLGLASLFLI
- the accD gene encoding acetyl-CoA carboxylase, carboxyltransferase subunit beta, translating into MSWLDKILPPKIKREDNGRSAIPEGLWSKCAACGTTLYTTELANNHHVCPKCNHHHAINARERLAMLFDENDSEEIAAHIKPIDILKFKDSKKYPDRLSAARKSTGEEDALVVAEGKICGVPAVVAVFEFRFIGGSMGSVVGERFVQGVRRAVEKNCAFICVAASGGARMQEGLNSLMQMAKTSAALHLLSERKLPFVSVLTDPTMGGVSASFAFLGDAVLAEPNALIGFAGPRVIEQTVRETLPEGFQRAEFLLKKGAIDQIVDRRELKNRLAQLLCLLQNLPQPQPSNACCKDDAPSEPPLTEADI
- a CDS encoding RsmB/NOP family class I SAM-dependent RNA methyltransferase, coding for MLSPVQLNHCAAVLAQMLTFSQPADAVLSAYLRRHPKLGRNDRREIAETAFAALRHYQKINAVLPKPAEDSRRAALAALILGRACNISQLDSVLDEGEREFLSRLKARKSEFAAQLNTAAELPEWLILQLQAHLSEAEILAFGRSVCRGAPLDLRVNTLKGKRDKILVQLQNEFADAQAAPYAPHGIRLHDKPALNRHPLFLDGTLEVQDEGSQLLACLVGAKRGEILVDFCAGAGGKTLAIGAQTANTGRIYAFDVSEKRLAKLKPRMTRAGLTNISPERISSERDPRIARLRGKADRVLVDAPCSGLGTLRRNPDLKYRQSAATVNNLILEQHSILNAAAELVRVGGRLVYATCSVLPEENEAQAERFLAEHPDFVAVDCAALLKAQKIDLDTGMYLKLNTEQHGTDGFFAAVFERKTA
- the ttcA gene encoding tRNA 2-thiocytidine(32) synthetase TtcA; translation: MSEKSKTELENNKLHKRLRHAVGDAINDFNMIENGDKIMVCLSGGKDSYALLDILRHLQASAPVDFELLAVNLDQKQPGFPAHVLPDYLDSIGVPYHIVEEDTYSVVKRVIAEGKTTCSLCSRLRRGVLYRVAKEHGCSKIALGHHRDDILETLFLNMFYGGKLKAMPPKLVSDNGEHIVIRPLAYCKEKDLARYAQVKQFPIIPCNLCGSQPNLQRQVIKEMLNDWDRRFPGRIESMFSALQNVVPSHLADTELFDFSGLQRGQALRHGGDTAFDRETVPAAFHGSGAADAPPRKVINILGNKPK
- a CDS encoding DUF4349 domain-containing protein; amino-acid sequence: MEKIRNLLFCGGLSLLLAACGGQPVEDRLDHTALPAAASDPNEYNYLTSATFPFDGQQQLNASDASIPHVPMQDKITKADLTFETEDVRTVAVEIAKLTYQYRGIVADNRIFYLNDPAQHYKHSEGKTLELTRYSYKADMVVQIPREQTQNFLIAIQKYMTVLKSEVKTTQDLLTDMRLKALFNAYQKQQADATAQHEPLVEEASLPQLPSPQNGLAIQQQISLAEAASAVAASLPAAVTENTVLTAQAAAPAPSKWKYQNEFDTLQRRYWQDKIRFATIYLHFSQPIRVDSRVLPNTNLDTLVGQYRPGFGHQLAPMFREGWSGFLSVVLFFIGVWPLALGLPLVWLGWKRWRQSAGAAAAEEEAMLDEPFRLPDTHREPDETHPHREAHHRRPRRRSYFDDDDDDF
- a CDS encoding MAPEG family protein, with the translated sequence MTFAYFCVFFAIFLPLFCAVYAKKASGFTVADNRNPREFLAKAEGAAARANAAQQNSYEIFPAFAAAVIIAHATGEAAQGVMNFWAFVFVCSRVAFIYFYIKDQALLRSVSFAVGLLSIIALFLAAF
- the cyaY gene encoding iron donor protein CyaY; its protein translation is MTETEFLQHSDALFAHIEDAIDEGGWDLDCQHSGNVLTIEADDGTQIIVNRHTPNQELWIAAKSGGYHFSRQNNSWLATRDGSEFFAVLSRVLGEACGETVRITAP
- the clpX gene encoding ATP-dependent Clp protease ATP-binding subunit ClpX, translating into MLKKTRYCSFCGQAEHEIKHLVEGNEDHILICDECILDSAEIMGLKPAAPAAAEDTVTEVPDNSHLPTPSEIVAQLNDHVIGQETAKKALAVAVYNHYKRLRHPQEDGKVELSKSNILLIGPTGSGKTLLAQSLARKLNVPFAMADATTLTEAGYVGEDVESIVTKLLVNCDGDVDKAQRGIIYIDEIDKISRRSDSPSITRDVSGEGVQQALLKLIEGTVANVAPHGGRRSPDQKLVAVDTSNILFVCGGAFAGLEKVIRQRTEQGGIGFGAQVHSKDDNADITELFQQVEPEDLIKFGLIPELIGRLPVIATLEELDEETLVHILTEPKNALVKQYQALFGMEGAELEITPAALKSIAKLAMKRKTGARGLRSLVEKALLETMYALPDNKNVAKVVVDADVVEQGVQPKLLDKNCNTV
- the dusB gene encoding tRNA dihydrouridine synthase DusB, encoding MNTQPSAPISVKDAIKQARVLLAPMAGITDKPMRILAKKFGADWAASEMITDNPSLRHTRKTLSRSDHTGESGVIAVQIAGSDPQQMAQAAQYNVANGAQVIDINMGCPAKKVCNVLAGSALLQNEKLVEQILTAVVGAVNVPVTLKTRLGWDDQHQNLPTIARIAEQAGIAALAVHGRTRTQMYLGEASYDLIAKVKQQIDLPVWVNGDIDSPQKAAAVLAQTGADGVMIGRAAQGNPWLFAQIKYFFANKQLPPPLPFQQACETVLAHLRAIHDFYGETAGVRIARKHIGWYVARLPDGEIFRKAFNQLDSAAAQQDALAAFLAQQATHHEFWH